CACGACCCCGCCTCCCGCGATCGAGACCTTCACTTCTTGGCCCCTTCCTCCACCCGCATCCGCTTCGCCAGCTCTTCCATGGCTTCGGTTCGCGCGGCGAAATGCACGGAGTCACCCTCTTGGCCGATCATCGTCGGCCCCACGATGCGTGCCTGGCCGCCTCTGGTCACCATCACCGGCCGGAACCGGTCGCCGTCCGCGAGCTCCGACATGTTCTTCCCGCACAGCGAGTCGGGCAGCAGGAACTCCACCATGTTCACGCCTCCCGTCGGGTCGGTCCACGCTGTGATGGCCTCATCGGGAAGCAGCCGGCGGATCACCTGATCGACGGTCCAGCTGACCGTCGCCACGGTCGGGATCCCGAGACGCTGGTAGATGGCGGCGCGGCGGGGGTCGTAGATGCGCGCCACGACGCTCGCCACGCCGAAGTTCTCGCGTGCGATGCGGGCGGTGAGGATGTTCGAGTTGTCGCCGCTCGTGACCGCGGCGACTGCGTCCGCGCGCTGGACGCCGGCGCGGGTCAGGTCGTCGCGGTCGAACCCGAAGCCGACGACCGTCTCGCCGGTCCAGTGCTCGGGCAGGCGACGGAACGCGTCGGGGTTCTTGTCGACCACCGCCACCTCGTGCCCTTCCCGCTCGAGCCGCACGGCGAGCTCAGAGCCGACTCGGCCGCACCCGACCACAATGACGCGCATGTCCTAGAAACCTACGCGGGCCGGCGCCGGGCCCGCTTCTGATCCAGGAAATCGACCAGCACGTAGTCTCCGAGCGTCTCGGGGGTCGTGAAGAAGGCTCGGCCGCGGTTGAGCTGGGTCATCTTCTCGACGAATTCCCGGAGGTAGCCGGTGGCGTCGAGCATGAACGTGTTGATGCGAATGCCGTCCCGGGTGGCGCGGACCACCTCGTTGAGCGTCGCCCGAATCGTCTCCGGCGCCGGCGGGTAGCTGAAGAAGGGCGGTCCGCCATCGGGCGGGATGTGGGCTGTGGGCTCCCCGTCGGTGATCATGATGACCTGCTTTGTGCCGCCTTGCCGCGCGAGCATCCTCCTGGCGAGCATGAGCGCGTGCTGCATGTTCGTCCCGTATGTGTAGTCCCAGGAGACCTCCGGCAGCTGGGCCGCCCGCAGCTCTCTTGCCACCTCGCCGAAGCCGACCAAGCCGAGGTAGTCGCGCGGGAACTGCGACGTGATCAAGGCGTGCAAGGCCATGGCGACCTTCTTCGCTGCGAGGAAGTTGTCGCGCATCGGCATGGACAGAGACAGGTCCAGGGCGAGGACGGTCGAGGTGGTCGTGAGACTCTCCGTCCGCTCGACCTCGAAGTCGTCGGGTGACAGCCGAACAGGCGTGCCGGTGCCGCTGCGGGCGATCGCATTGCGCACGGTCCGCTCGATGGAGAGGTTGAACGGGTCTCCCCACTCGTAGGCCTTGGTCTCGTAGGTGCGCTCGTGCCCGACGCCGACGCGCTCGACGACGTGGCGCCCCATCCGGTCCTTGATCAACCTCGAGAAAAGATCCGACAGCGCGTTCTGACCGATCCTCCTGAGCCCACGCGGCGTGAGCTCCAAGCGGCCTTCCCTCTGGTCGATCAAGCCGGCATCGGCCAGCTGGCGGGCGAGTTTCGACAGCTGCTCCAACGACTGGGCTGCGTCCTGTCCCAGCAGCTGCTCTGCTCGCTCGATGTCCACCTCGGCCAGCGCGCCCGGGTTGTTGGCAGTCGTGAGCATCTGCTCGAGCTGGTCCATGTCGCCGAGTTGGTTCATCACCGCGGCGGCCTCGGCGAAGCCGAGTGGGTCCTGGCCGCTGAAGTCGTAGCTGCGCTCCCAACCCATCGACGGGAATGCCTGGCGGAGGTTCCCGCCGAGGCGCTCGACCTGCCAGCGCAGGTCCATGTCCTCCAGCAGGGAGTCGGCGAGCTGTTGCAGCTGCGCTCGCTGCTCGGGGGTCATCGAGTTGAGCATCTGCTGCATCGCCGCCATCTGGCGAGCCATCTGCTCCAACAACTCGTCGAGGCTCTGAGGATTGCCGGGGAACATGTCGCCGAAACGCTCCATGAAATCGGCGAACATCCGGTCCGTGTCGCCGCCCGCGGCGCGGGTCTCGAGCATGCGGTTGAGCTCGTTGAACATGTCCTTCATCCGCTGCAGCGATTCCGGCGACATGTCCGACATGGCGGAGGACATCTGGTTGAAGTGGCTCTGCATCAGCTGCGAGCGAAGCTCGTCCATGAGCTCGTCGAACGCTTGGCGCGCGTCGCTGCTGGTCCACTCGTATTCCTGCAATGCCTGGACCTGACCGGCGAGATCCGGCGGGAGTAGATCGAGCGCCATGCGCCGCTCGTCAGCCACCTCGTCGGTTATCTCCGCCCGCCTTTGGTCACCCGAGTCACGCGCTTCTTGTTGCAGCGCGTCGATCCCGGAACGCTCCCGCTCCACGATCTCGCGGAGACGCCGGGCCACGTCCTCGTAAGGACCACCCAGGTCGTGACGATCGAGCATCTCCCGCCGGCGCTGGCGCAGCCGTTCGAGGATCTCGCGCATCCCGGCGACGCGCTCGCCATTGCGGTCGGCGAACCCGCGCTGGAGCAGCCGTTGCAGCGCCTGGTTGAGATCGCCGTGATACAGGAGCTCGTCCGTCAACTCGCCGAAGATGTCGTCGGCGTCGTAGTCGAAGCCGACCTGCGTCCCATCCCAGCGTGAGTAACGGAAACGAGTCACTCGCTACCTAGCCCTGTACGCGGCCCGCGTGCCCGACGCGTCCTTGTTCAACCTCTTGGCGAGGTGCAGCCCCTCGAGCACGAACTCCGTAGCGCTTGCGATCACGGCCGCGCTCTCACTGGGCCCCGGCGCGCCGCTCAAATGCGTGACGACTTCTCGCAGCGTGGGGCTGTTGCCCAGGGCGTCGACGAAGCGCCCGGACGCGACGTCGTCGCCTGTGTGTATGACCAGGCCTCCGTCGAAGTCTGCAACGGCGTCGCGCAACCGGTCCTGGGGAACCACGTCCTTGAACACTGTGAGCACAGCCTGCTTCACGATCCTCTCGACCACCTGCCCATCACGCCCCTCGTCGACGGTTTCGATCTCGACTTTCCCGGCAGTCGACGATGCGAGCGACTCCAGGTCGCTCACGCGCGGCACCGCCTCCGTCTCACCCAGCCTCAGCGCCCTCCGCACGGCGCTCGCGACCAGCGTCTCGTAGTTGGACACGCTGAGGCGAACGGATACACCGGAACGCTGATTGACGTGCGGGCTCTGGCGCGCCAGATGAGAGATCGTCGCGACGATCTCGGACATGTAACCGGGAACCTCGACGCGCACTCCCTCGACCGACAGTGGGACCGCCTCCTGCTCCACCACCTCCATCTCGGTCGATGTGTCGAGCGGGTAGTGAGTGCGGATCTGCGCGCCGAAACGATCCTTCAGCGGCGTGATGATCCGGCCGCGGTTCGTGTAGTCCTCGGGGTTCGCCGACGCCACAAGCATCACGTCGAGAGGAAGGCGGATCTTGTAACCGCGCACCTGTACGTCGCGCTCCTCGAGAACGTTGAGCAACCCCACCTGGATTCGCTCGGCCAGATCCGGGAGCTCGTTGATCGCGAAGATGCCGCGGTTGGTGCGCGGGACGAGGCCGTAGTGCAACGTCAGCTCGTCGGCGAGGTAGCGACCCTCCGCCACCTTGATCGGGTCCACCTCACCTATCAGGTCTGCTATCGACGTGTCGGGAGTGGCCAGCTTCTCCCCGAAGCGGTCTTCGCGGTGGACCCACTCGATCGGCGTGTCTTCGCCCCGCTCGGCGATCAGGTCCCGGGCGTGACGAGAAACCGGTCGGTAGGGGTCGTCGAGGATCTCCGAGCCCGCGACGACCGGTACCCACTCGTCGAGCAGCGAGGTGAGGCTGCGGATGATCCTGGTCTTCGCCTGGCCGCGCTCGCCGAGGAAGATGATGTCGTGGCCCGCCAGGAGGGCGTTCTCCAGCTGCGGAAGCACGGTCTCGTCGTATCCCTTGACCCCGTCCACCAGGGCCTTGCCCTCGGCGATGCGACGGGCGGCATTGCGCCGAACCTCCTCTTTGACCGGAATGGACTCCCATCCCGACTCTCGAAGCTGGCCGAGGGTGGCCGGACGGTTGCTCATGCGCGCCACGCTACCGCCGACCGGCGGTGTCCACTTCTCGGGCCGGGGAGCCCCCGGACGGCCGCCGCCATTGCCCCTTCGTCATGGATCGCGGCATTTGCGCCGAGGAAAAACCCTGCATAGTGGAAGGAGAACCGCGTTTTTAGGTAAAAGAGATGCCTGGGGGATCTTTCGGTAGTGCCCCCGGTCTTCACTTCCAGATCGTCCACTTCGGAGCCGATAAAGAGGTCCAGATGAACTCGGTCGCACTTCCTGCCTCGGCAACCGGCTCGGCCCTCGGTGCCGAGGCGGATCTGATCAGACGTGCAGCCAGGGGCGACGGCGAGTCCTTCGAGGAGCTGTACCGCCGCCACAGCCAGGTGGCGTGGCGATTCGGTCAGGCCGTCGCCGCCGACGGCGACGCAGCCGTGCAGGCGGTGGCGGAAGGCTTCGGGCGCGCGCTGCGGGGGCTGCGCCGGCACAGCCGGATGGACACAGAGGGCTTCCGCCCCTTCGTGCTCGCCGCGATCTACCGCGCTGCCGTCGACAACCTGCACTCACATGGTGCACCCGCGCCGGTGGCTCCTCTCGACCGTTCCTCTACTGGGACCAAGGGACGCTCGTCGAAGCCCCGGGGCGCCGACGCCGCGTTCGTCGAGGCAGCATTCCGCAGCCTGCCCGAAAGATGGCGGGCAGCCATCTGGTTGAGCGAGGTCGAGGCGCTCAGCGAGGACCGCATCGCGCCGATCCTCGGAGTCTCAGCGGCGGTCGCCGCCCAACTCGTCTCGCGCGGCCGGCGCGGCCTCCTCGGCAGGTTCGAGCAGGGTCGCCGGCCGGTGCCCGCGCACCTCGACGCCGCCCTGCGTCCCCTTTCTACGACGGTGCCGGCAGGCCTCGGCAAGTCGGTCGGTGAGCGGTGGGCGGCTCTGGTCAACGACCCGGCCGCTCGTTTCGCCCCCATCAACGCCTGGCTTTCAGAGCGCGCCGTCCGCCCGCTTTGGGTTTCGGTCGGCGGTCTCATGGGGCTCAGCCTCATCGGGCTCGGGATCGTCGGCCAGAGCACCGGCGTCCCCACCGGTCCTGTCGCCAGTGGCGCGGCCTACGGGAACGTGAACGCGCCCGGAATCAACCCCGCGTTCAACCACGGGTTCCAGTCGATCGTGCCGGGCAGCGGGCTCAACGCCTTCAACCTGTCGTCGCTGAACGGCGGAGGCGCCGGCAGTGGTGGCTTCTTCGGTGGTGGGATCACGGCCCCCGGCGGCGGATACACCGGCGGTGGCAACAACCCGCCCCCCGGCGGCAACAACCCGCCTCCTGGCGGCAATAACCAGCTTCCGGGCAGCAACCTCCTGCCACCGGGGACCACTCCGTCGACGAACAACCTCCTTCCGAGCAACCCGGTCGTGAACGTGAGCAGCAGCGGCTCGACTGAGACCGTCACCGTGCTTCCGACTAGCAGCGGCACCAGCACCGCCTCGGTGTCGTACTGCCCGAGCAGCGGTGTCGGCCTGTCGGTGGGTTCGGTGTCCTACGGCTGCACCTCCACCTCGAGCTCGACCGACAGCACGTCTTTGTCCGGGACGCTCAGCACCACGACCAGCACGCTGAGCACCACGACCACGACGCTCACGTCGGGCCTGTAGCCCCCCCGGAGCCGCCGGCTCTGAGAGCCCGGGCCAGCGGCTACCCTCTGGCGCGGATGGACCTGGGAGGGATCTGGCCGGCGGCCGCGTCCGACGATGACCTTCGCCGCGTCATGGCGGACCCCGACCTCGACGACAGCGGTTGGGAGCGACTCGCCGTGCCGGGGCACTGGCGCGCCCACCCGTCCTTCGCCGGTTCCGACGGCCCTGTCGCGTACCGCCGGCGCTTCGAAGCGCCCCCGCCCGAAGCGGGCCGGAGGGCGTTCTTCACGTTCGACGGGGTCTTTTACCAATCGGATGTGTGGCTCGACGGTGACTACCTGGGCGACACCGAGGGATACTTCTTCCCGCACACCTTCGAGGTGACCGTGCCGCTCCGCGCCCGCAGCGAGCACGTCCTCGCCGTCGAGGTGGCGTGCGGGCGTCCCGACGACAAGGCCCGCAAGCGCAACCTCACGGGGGTATTCCAGCACTGGGACTGCATCGATCCCGACTGGAACCCAGGTGGCATTTGGGCCCCCGTGCGCCTTCACGAGACGGGCCAGGTGTGGCTCCGCTCGCTCAAGGTGCTCTGTCGCGACGCGACGGCGGAAACGGCGACACTCGACTTCGAAGCCGAGCTCGACACGCCCGGTGCGCAGGGAGTCACCGTGGTCACCCGGGTCGCCCGCGAGGGGCACGAGCCGGGGTCGGCGGCGGCGACTACGGACACCCATGCTCTGGCTGTCGGGCAGAACGTCGTCCGCTGGCGCGTCGCCGTCGACGAACCGGAACTGTGGTGGCCCCACTCGCTCGGAGAGCAGCCCCTCTACGACGTCTCGGTCGAGGTGCTCGCCGGCGACGAGCAGAATCCCAGCGACAGCAGGACGCTGAAGACCGGGCTGAGGCAGGTCAGGGTCCGCAACTTCATCGCCACCGTCAACGGCGAGCGGATCTTCCTCAAAGGCGCCAACTACGGACCCGCCAAGCGCGCCCTGGGAGACGTGACCGTCGCAGACCTCGAACGCGACGTCGCGC
Above is a genomic segment from Acidimicrobiales bacterium containing:
- a CDS encoding TrkA family potassium uptake protein, with the protein product MRVIVVGCGRVGSELAVRLEREGHEVAVVDKNPDAFRRLPEHWTGETVVGFGFDRDDLTRAGVQRADAVAAVTSGDNSNILTARIARENFGVASVVARIYDPRRAAIYQRLGIPTVATVSWTVDQVIRRLLPDEAITAWTDPTGGVNMVEFLLPDSLCGKNMSELADGDRFRPVMVTRGGQARIVGPTMIGQEGDSVHFAARTEAMEELAKRMRVEEGAKK
- a CDS encoding sigma-70 family RNA polymerase sigma factor, which gives rise to MNSVALPASATGSALGAEADLIRRAARGDGESFEELYRRHSQVAWRFGQAVAADGDAAVQAVAEGFGRALRGLRRHSRMDTEGFRPFVLAAIYRAAVDNLHSHGAPAPVAPLDRSSTGTKGRSSKPRGADAAFVEAAFRSLPERWRAAIWLSEVEALSEDRIAPILGVSAAVAAQLVSRGRRGLLGRFEQGRRPVPAHLDAALRPLSTTVPAGLGKSVGERWAALVNDPAARFAPINAWLSERAVRPLWVSVGGLMGLSLIGLGIVGQSTGVPTGPVASGAAYGNVNAPGINPAFNHGFQSIVPGSGLNAFNLSSLNGGGAGSGGFFGGGITAPGGGYTGGGNNPPPGGNNPPPGGNNQLPGSNLLPPGTTPSTNNLLPSNPVVNVSSSGSTETVTVLPTSSGTSTASVSYCPSSGVGLSVGSVSYGCTSTSSSTDSTSLSGTLSTTTSTLSTTTTTLTSGL
- a CDS encoding sigma 54-interacting transcriptional regulator; the encoded protein is MSNRPATLGQLRESGWESIPVKEEVRRNAARRIAEGKALVDGVKGYDETVLPQLENALLAGHDIIFLGERGQAKTRIIRSLTSLLDEWVPVVAGSEILDDPYRPVSRHARDLIAERGEDTPIEWVHREDRFGEKLATPDTSIADLIGEVDPIKVAEGRYLADELTLHYGLVPRTNRGIFAINELPDLAERIQVGLLNVLEERDVQVRGYKIRLPLDVMLVASANPEDYTNRGRIITPLKDRFGAQIRTHYPLDTSTEMEVVEQEAVPLSVEGVRVEVPGYMSEIVATISHLARQSPHVNQRSGVSVRLSVSNYETLVASAVRRALRLGETEAVPRVSDLESLASSTAGKVEIETVDEGRDGQVVERIVKQAVLTVFKDVVPQDRLRDAVADFDGGLVIHTGDDVASGRFVDALGNSPTLREVVTHLSGAPGPSESAAVIASATEFVLEGLHLAKRLNKDASGTRAAYRAR